The sequence below is a genomic window from Lolium perenne isolate Kyuss_39 chromosome 7, Kyuss_2.0, whole genome shotgun sequence.
TACAGACCATACAAGTAGCCAACCATAAATAAAGAAGACATGAATTTTAGCACCTGGATTGTGGAGCGCGCAACACCATCCCATTTGTTATAGGTACCTCGGCTGTTTTCAGTCCACAATCCATAGTCCATCCTGAAAATGAGAAGGACCAACCAGAAGTAAGCAATGCAGTCCTGGACGAAGCAGAGGAGAATTCGGGGTGCTACGACAGAACTACCCAACGACGAAGAACGCATATCCATCCAAGTGGTAGCTCTGCACCGTCGTGGCATTGTTCTGGAAGATAATCTCCATGAAGCCTTTGTATGTGCCATTTATAATGGACGTGTCGACTTTAGGTAGCCTGTTCATCGGATGATTAGGAAAATCCATTTTGTACACTCCAGGGACGTTAAATAGCTGCGCAAGAACCAACGGGGTGGATGGGGCGATGTAAGAGATCCCGTTTATGGTAGAGCGCAGTTGCCCGTCTATGAGCTCCGGCGGTCGGCTCTGCAGCAAGTACACATCGGTCACGGTAATGTCACCGTAGTGGAATGAGCCCTGCGGATTCGGGCGGGCACCGCTAGCGGTAACATTCCACCTGAAACAGTTCAGGATAAGAATGAGCATCATCATCCAGCCAAATGAACACAAACCAAAATGTACTTGCTAGCATAGAGGAAGGAAGGAAGGCGTGCCTGATGGATCTTGCTTGGTTTATGGAGAATGCGGTGTCATACTGGTCATCCGGGGCATCAGGGAGGGGACCGGAGGCTGGACCCTGGGAGTTGGAGTAATGGAGAATGGCGACGCCGGTGAGCTTATCGACGGTGCTGGCATCTACGAATCGCGCGCTGGCGACGACGTAGTAGTCGGTGCTGGCGTTCTGGTCCATGGTGACCAGGAAGGAGTAGGATTGGCCGACATGGATGTCCATGTTGGTGTAGTTCTGCTGGGAGGTGTAGGAGCCCTCGGTCTCGACGAGGAGCAGGCTGTGGCCCTGGATCCTGAAATTGAGGCTGGCGGAGGCGCCGACGTTGTGCACGCGCAGGCGGTAGGTCCTCCCGGGGTCGACATTGATCCGCTCGTAGACGATTCCGGGAGGGACGAGGGAGTCGTTGTGGCGGTAGGGGCCGAGCCCGTTGACGAGCACGCCGTCGGGAGGCCCGAGGGGCGCGCCGGCGTCGAGGGACCTGCGGAGGTCGCGGTGGGACCTGGCGTACCAGTCGCCGATGAAGAGGGTGAGGTCGCCACCGTCCGGGAAGGGGAATGGGATGGGGATGACGGCCCGGTTGTTGACGACGATCCCGCCGTACCCGCCGGCGGCGCGGTGGAGCGGGGAGGCGGAGGGGGAGTAGAAGAAGCTGCCGACCTGGTCCTTGGCCTGGAAGGTGTAGGTCCAGTTCCAGCCGGGCGGGATGGGGCAGTTGGTCCCGAGCACTCCGTCCTGCCATGGCGTCCGGCGTTGCTGGAGGCCGTGGAAGGTGAGGAGGAGCGGCTCGTCGAGGGCGTTGCGGACGTTGACGACGACGTTCCAGTTGGTGGTGACGTTCAGCGGCGGGCCCGGGAACTGGCCGTTGATGGCGATGACCTTCTGAGCGACGCCGAGCGGCCGGGCTGTGAGGTAGGAGACCTCCCAGTCGAAGTAGGCGAAGGGGTCCCCCGCCTGCGCCGAGTAGCAGCcggagaggaggaagaggaggaggagaagcgccATTGTTTTGTGCTGccagctgaactgaagactgaagTGGAGTTGGAGTGGGAAGCAGAGCAAGAAAGCGGAAACAGAGGAAAGGGAAAGTAGCCTGAAATTGGGGACAATTTGCTTTGCCTGCTTTCTGCCTTCAGACAAAGCCCAGCCCAGCCTGGCCAGGCCCTACAAAAACTAATGGCCTTCAAGGACACTAACACAAAGCAGAAAATCATAGTCATCGTTGTCCCAAGAGAAATTTACTCCGTAAAAAAAACACGTTCAAGATCAGAATATGGGGCACAGTATTTGTATTACTTTCAGTTTTACATATACTACCATCGGATAGCAACTAGCTTACACAGCaacagaaatgcacttttcaggtCAAGCGATTCAACATTTTTGAATTACTATTTCTACGAGCATCGTCATTACATATTACAATTTAAAACTGCAGAAAAAAGCAGGCCAGCTGAACCTTCTCTAATGTCGAAACTTTGAGTCGCCTCTTAAATCAGACTGTCGTTGGCTTCTGGTTGCCCATCCCAAACAAACTCTCAAACAATTTCGAAGCCATCGGaggaaccgtcataggaaccgggGCCATGAAATTAGCAAGCTTCTCGTGGACATTATACCTGAAGAGAACCACGTAATAAAAGTCAAGAACAAATGCAGGGACGAAACATCAACTACTCCCAAAGTAAGTAGTCTACCTTATCTTTCTGCTCTTTGAAGCCCGGCGATCAACAAGTTTTCTCTTCTTGTGCTGCTTCTTTCTTAGAGCATAAAATGCAGACTCTGCAAgcattgtgtttgtgtgcagcagCATAGTTCATCAGTACAATACATTCTGGGCACAAACAACAAGTGCAGATGCGCAATAGTTGGATAAAATACTAACCAGATGCTCCATCACATGACTCGAGAAACTCCTTGAGAAGTTGATGGTAAAATTCTGAATCATCAACAAGTTCAGGATCACCTTCCACAGTCTTCCCCTGAATTACAACATGGGTGAAGATATTAGAC
It includes:
- the LOC127317488 gene encoding monocopper oxidase-like protein SKU5, with the translated sequence MALLLLLFLLSGCYSAQAGDPFAYFDWEVSYLTARPLGVAQKVIAINGQFPGPPLNVTTNWNVVVNVRNALDEPLLLTFHGLQQRRTPWQDGVLGTNCPIPPGWNWTYTFQAKDQVGSFFYSPSASPLHRAAGGYGGIVVNNRAVIPIPFPFPDGGDLTLFIGDWYARSHRDLRRSLDAGAPLGPPDGVLVNGLGPYRHNDSLVPPGIVYERINVDPGRTYRLRVHNVGASASLNFRIQGHSLLLVETEGSYTSQQNYTNMDIHVGQSYSFLVTMDQNASTDYYVVASARFVDASTVDKLTGVAILHYSNSQGPASGPLPDAPDDQYDTAFSINQARSIRWNVTASGARPNPQGSFHYGDITVTDVYLLQSRPPELIDGQLRSTINGISYIAPSTPLVLAQLFNVPGVYKMDFPNHPMNRLPKVDTSIINGTYKGFMEIIFQNNATTVQSYHLDGYAFFVVGMDYGLWTENSRGTYNKWDGVARSTIQVFPGAWTAVLVFLDNAGIWNLRVENLDNWYLGQELYISVVNPEEDHSANTGLPLPDNTIFCGALSSLQREQSHRFQYSGASRAREMASAAAVLTVWLAVIWLQW